From Flavobacterium alkalisoli, the proteins below share one genomic window:
- the hemL gene encoding glutamate-1-semialdehyde 2,1-aminomutase codes for MLYQRSSQLFAEAEKVIPGGVNSPVRAFKSVGGTPIFVKEAKGAYLYDEDGNRLIDYINSWGPMILGHAYEPVVNAVIEKAKKGTSFGMPTQLETEIAALAVSMVPNIDKIRFVNSGTEACMSAIRLARGYTGRDKIIKFAGCYHGHSDSFLIQAGSGAVTFGSPNSPGVTQGTAKDTLLATYNDLQNVKDLFEANKDQIAAIIIEPVAGNMGCIPPAEGFLQGLREVCDANGSLLIFDEVMTGFRLAKGGAQELFDIKADIVAFGKVIGGGLPVGAFAARNEIMNYLAPVGPVYQAGTLSGNPLAMAAGLEMLKALNDDTDVFKRLEEKTAYLEKGIREKLTEAGLDYTINRRGSMISVHFDANPVTDFKTASNGDNDTFKKFFHGLLKEGIYIAPSAYETWFITDALSYEDLDFTINSIGKVAKDL; via the coding sequence ATGTTATATCAAAGAAGCAGCCAGCTTTTTGCTGAAGCTGAAAAAGTTATTCCGGGCGGTGTGAATTCGCCCGTTCGTGCATTTAAATCGGTAGGAGGTACTCCAATATTTGTAAAAGAGGCAAAAGGAGCATACTTATATGATGAAGACGGTAACAGGCTGATAGATTATATTAACTCATGGGGGCCTATGATTTTGGGCCATGCCTATGAACCCGTTGTAAATGCTGTTATTGAGAAAGCTAAAAAAGGTACCTCTTTTGGTATGCCTACACAATTGGAAACAGAAATTGCTGCACTTGCGGTAAGCATGGTTCCTAATATAGATAAAATACGTTTTGTAAACTCGGGTACAGAGGCCTGTATGAGTGCAATACGACTTGCAAGAGGATATACTGGACGCGATAAGATTATAAAGTTTGCAGGATGCTATCATGGTCATTCCGATTCTTTTCTTATACAGGCGGGTAGTGGTGCAGTAACTTTCGGTTCGCCTAACAGCCCGGGTGTAACTCAGGGTACGGCAAAAGATACTCTGCTTGCTACCTACAATGATTTACAGAATGTAAAGGATTTATTTGAAGCAAATAAAGACCAGATAGCTGCTATAATAATAGAGCCTGTTGCGGGTAACATGGGATGTATACCTCCTGCCGAAGGTTTTTTACAGGGATTAAGAGAGGTTTGTGATGCTAATGGCTCACTATTGATATTTGATGAGGTTATGACAGGTTTCCGTCTTGCTAAAGGTGGTGCTCAGGAGCTTTTTGATATCAAAGCCGATATTGTTGCTTTTGGTAAAGTAATTGGAGGAGGTCTTCCGGTAGGTGCTTTTGCTGCAAGAAACGAAATAATGAATTATTTGGCACCTGTAGGTCCGGTTTATCAGGCCGGTACACTTTCGGGTAACCCGTTAGCAATGGCAGCAGGTCTGGAAATGCTTAAAGCTTTAAATGATGATACTGATGTGTTTAAAAGACTTGAAGAAAAAACAGCTTATCTTGAAAAAGGAATTCGTGAGAAGCTGACTGAAGCAGGCTTAGACTATACTATCAATAGAAGAGGTTCTATGATTTCGGTACATTTTGATGCTAATCCGGTAACCGATTTTAAAACAGCTTCAAACGGGGATAATGATACCTTTAAGAAGTTTTTCCACGGTTTGCTTAAAGAAGGGATTTATATAGCGCCTTCGGCTTATGAAACCTGGTTTATTACAGATGCTCTTTCTTATGAGGATCTGGACTTTACAATAAATTCGATAGGAAAAGTAGCAAAAGATCTATAA
- a CDS encoding glucosaminidase domain-containing protein — MIKKILVLVVLGIFVSCGSHKSRIQTTKNSTAKHKTKKDKKSRSKSSTADTRTASNNNSSSGKTETLESSSKTVVYADVVKNYIAQFAPTAMDNMRRHGIPASITLAQGILESGAGRGTLCVNANNHFGIKCHSDWDGDKVYHDDDAKGECFRKYDDPAGSYEDHSLFLTTRGRYASLFKLDEDDYKGWAHGLKAAGYATDPKYPAKLIDLIERYDLNSYDEEVLGKSHKTRKRDREEEKQKEEAVANVSSSGKTYQVMQGDTLYSISKKHNLTVDELMKLNNLSSNAISIGQILKVK; from the coding sequence ATGATAAAGAAAATTTTAGTTTTGGTGGTACTTGGTATTTTTGTAAGCTGCGGTTCTCACAAGTCGCGTATACAAACAACTAAAAACAGTACGGCAAAGCACAAGACAAAAAAAGATAAAAAGTCAAGATCTAAGAGCAGTACAGCCGATACAAGAACGGCTTCTAATAATAACAGCAGTTCTGGTAAAACCGAGACACTTGAATCTTCTTCTAAAACCGTAGTGTATGCTGATGTGGTTAAAAACTATATCGCTCAGTTTGCACCTACAGCTATGGATAACATGAGGCGTCATGGCATTCCTGCCAGTATAACACTTGCTCAGGGTATATTGGAGTCTGGGGCTGGAAGAGGTACACTTTGTGTTAATGCTAACAATCACTTTGGTATAAAATGCCATAGCGACTGGGATGGAGACAAAGTATATCATGATGATGATGCAAAAGGAGAATGTTTCAGGAAATATGATGATCCTGCCGGGTCTTATGAGGATCACTCTTTATTCCTGACAACAAGAGGACGGTATGCATCACTCTTCAAACTAGATGAAGATGATTACAAAGGCTGGGCACACGGGCTTAAGGCAGCAGGTTATGCAACCGATCCTAAGTATCCTGCTAAACTTATCGATTTAATTGAGCGTTATGACTTAAACAGTTATGACGAGGAGGTTTTAGGCAAATCACATAAAACAAGAAAAAGAGACAGGGAAGAAGAGAAACAAAAAGAAGAAGCTGTTGCTAATGTTTCCTCTTCAGGTAAAACCTATCAGGTAATGCAGGGAGATACCCTTTATTCTATTTCAAAAAAACATAATCTTACTGTGGATGAGCTTATGAAACTAAACAATCTTAGCTCTAACGCAATATCAATAGGACAGATTCTTAAAGTAAAATAA
- a CDS encoding 1-aminocyclopropane-1-carboxylate deaminase/D-cysteine desulfhydrase → MNQTVQINFPNNINLAIKREDLLHPHISGNKFRKLKYNVLEAKRQNADSLLTFGGAYSNHIAATAAAGKEYGLKTIGVIRGEELADKIKSNPTLSFAKDCGMEFVFVSREDYRKKTEEEFIGKLREELGDFYLVPEGGTNQLAVKGCEEILTDGDEAFDYIACAVGTGGTISGIINTSKPHQKVLGFPALKADLSFDIAKFAQQDNWALITDYHFGGYAKVNEELVAFINDFYAKTSIPLDPVYTGKAVFGVIDLIERGYFPDGSRVLMIHTGGLQGIAGMNKELLKKGLPTIKT, encoded by the coding sequence ATGAACCAAACGGTGCAAATTAATTTTCCAAACAACATTAATCTCGCTATAAAACGGGAAGACCTCCTTCACCCCCATATCTCAGGAAACAAATTCAGGAAATTAAAATATAATGTACTGGAAGCCAAGAGGCAGAATGCAGACAGTTTGCTAACTTTTGGCGGAGCCTATTCCAATCATATAGCGGCAACTGCTGCTGCAGGCAAAGAATATGGACTAAAAACCATTGGGGTTATAAGAGGAGAAGAACTTGCCGATAAGATAAAGAGTAATCCAACCCTTAGTTTTGCTAAGGACTGTGGTATGGAGTTTGTGTTCGTTTCGCGCGAAGATTACAGGAAAAAGACAGAAGAAGAATTTATAGGTAAGCTAAGAGAAGAACTGGGTGATTTTTATCTGGTGCCCGAGGGAGGGACCAATCAGCTTGCCGTAAAAGGATGTGAAGAAATATTGACGGATGGGGATGAAGCGTTTGATTATATAGCCTGCGCGGTAGGTACGGGAGGAACCATTTCGGGTATAATAAATACTTCAAAACCCCATCAAAAAGTACTGGGTTTCCCCGCTTTAAAAGCTGATTTATCGTTTGATATTGCTAAATTTGCACAGCAGGATAACTGGGCACTTATTACCGATTATCATTTTGGCGGATATGCAAAAGTCAACGAAGAGCTTGTTGCTTTTATAAACGACTTTTATGCCAAAACAAGTATTCCGTTAGACCCTGTGTATACGGGTAAGGCGGTTTTTGGCGTTATAGATTTAATAGAAAGAGGCTATTTTCCTGATGGTTCCCGTGTTTTAATGATACATACAGGAGGCTTACAGGGGATAGCAGGAATGAATAAAGAATTACTAAAAAAAGGATTGCCCACGATTAAAACCTGA
- a CDS encoding GAF domain-containing protein, translating to MEDEKYENSPLTAQISFHKVLEKLEEIAESDVDYRSDYAKALLRHAEPFPELREGITDLTLLDKHKLLIKNLLADLFPTALTHNEIKAASIPFFNITFNHTERFDKILKNAGKDFGMQIRNFDDHQFYVFCCCLILNFYYGQNLDFSKPLFYDIPDSDGIMKHYRILINADFLEIMPTEKAIPLTKEDINVLTDNYDNLELWKEKFPPHSWISRGFGIVTLFDATVENAISNLKTNLLLPHELKEAAKGNMEAIFKSIYKIPDLKIGFTEVNEEDNVFTLAPFKEVKSFILKDCREINCNNLFCDSTLKTMMKDKREFIISDVEEYRLQRPEDTRFADSLLEQGIRSCILAPIIKNDKMLGFIELVSSKPRELNSINAIKLHYILPFLTDTMERYYSELQNEIDAIIQKEYTAIHHSVYWKFREEALAHIKAGNNPDLAFKEIIFKEVYPLYGQIDIKGSSTARNQSTEKDLIRQIEKLTVLFRFINEIEKLPLIEQHMYELEKMQDDLKQELKADTEAVVQGYIINEIHVLLQHFDTTNTKIHDKISEYFESLDGKAKMVYENRKDFDDALSVINKKMAEVLDKKQAEAQSFFPHYYERFKTDGVEHNLYIGASIAPKLNYNPLYLNNLRLWQLQAMCEMENEYYKLRPTLPYDLDVTSLILVFSVPISIRFRMDEKRFDVDGTYNARYEVVKKRIDKSYIKGTQERITQQGKITIVYSQKQEEAEYRRYIKYLQHKNMLGSSIENFEVEDLQGVTGLRALRVEIIYDKSENPETYSYQDLLKEMTTK from the coding sequence ATGGAAGATGAAAAATATGAAAATAGTCCCTTAACAGCCCAGATTTCTTTTCATAAAGTATTGGAAAAACTGGAAGAAATTGCCGAATCTGATGTAGACTACAGATCAGACTATGCCAAGGCATTATTAAGGCATGCCGAACCTTTTCCTGAGCTAAGAGAGGGTATTACCGACCTAACTTTACTTGATAAGCACAAATTACTTATAAAAAACCTGTTAGCAGATCTTTTTCCAACTGCCCTTACACATAATGAGATTAAGGCTGCTTCTATACCTTTTTTCAACATTACATTTAATCATACCGAACGTTTCGATAAAATACTTAAAAATGCCGGTAAGGATTTTGGCATGCAGATAAGGAACTTTGACGATCATCAGTTCTATGTGTTCTGCTGTTGCCTTATCCTAAATTTTTATTACGGACAGAATCTTGATTTCAGCAAACCACTGTTTTATGACATTCCTGATTCGGACGGAATAATGAAGCATTACCGAATACTGATTAATGCTGATTTTCTCGAAATAATGCCTACCGAAAAGGCAATTCCGTTAACTAAGGAAGACATTAATGTGCTGACAGACAACTATGACAACCTGGAACTTTGGAAAGAGAAATTCCCGCCACATAGCTGGATTTCCAGAGGGTTTGGTATCGTTACGCTTTTTGATGCTACAGTAGAAAATGCCATATCAAACCTAAAAACAAACCTGTTATTGCCTCATGAATTAAAAGAAGCAGCAAAAGGAAATATGGAAGCAATTTTCAAGTCGATCTACAAAATACCTGATCTTAAAATAGGCTTTACTGAGGTAAATGAAGAGGACAATGTTTTCACTCTGGCTCCATTTAAGGAAGTCAAGAGTTTCATACTAAAAGATTGCAGGGAGATAAACTGTAATAATCTTTTTTGCGATTCTACCCTTAAAACAATGATGAAAGACAAAAGGGAATTCATCATTTCTGACGTTGAGGAATACAGACTGCAAAGACCGGAAGATACCCGATTTGCAGACAGTCTTTTAGAACAGGGAATAAGAAGCTGTATACTGGCCCCTATTATCAAAAACGATAAGATGTTAGGTTTTATAGAGCTCGTTTCCTCTAAACCAAGAGAACTAAACAGTATTAATGCCATAAAACTTCATTACATACTTCCTTTCCTTACAGACACTATGGAAAGATATTATTCTGAGCTTCAGAATGAGATAGATGCCATTATCCAAAAGGAATACACTGCTATCCATCACAGTGTTTACTGGAAGTTTAGGGAAGAAGCACTTGCTCACATTAAAGCAGGCAATAATCCTGACCTTGCCTTTAAGGAAATTATTTTCAAAGAGGTATATCCACTTTACGGACAGATAGACATTAAAGGCTCTTCAACTGCCCGTAACCAGTCTACAGAAAAAGACCTCATCCGCCAGATTGAAAAGCTAACAGTACTGTTCAGGTTCATTAATGAAATTGAAAAGCTTCCGCTGATTGAGCAGCACATGTATGAGCTTGAGAAAATGCAAGACGACCTTAAACAGGAACTAAAAGCTGATACCGAAGCTGTAGTACAGGGATATATCATCAATGAAATTCATGTACTACTTCAGCATTTTGATACCACCAATACCAAAATACATGATAAGATATCGGAGTATTTTGAGAGCCTGGACGGTAAAGCTAAGATGGTGTATGAAAACCGTAAGGATTTTGACGATGCACTATCGGTCATCAATAAAAAAATGGCCGAAGTACTGGATAAAAAACAGGCAGAGGCACAATCGTTTTTCCCTCATTATTACGAGCGTTTTAAAACAGATGGCGTTGAACACAACCTGTACATAGGTGCGTCTATAGCCCCTAAGCTAAATTACAATCCATTATACCTTAACAACCTAAGGTTATGGCAGCTACAGGCTATGTGCGAAATGGAAAACGAGTACTACAAACTTCGCCCTACCCTGCCTTATGACCTGGATGTTACTTCTTTAATACTGGTATTCAGCGTTCCTATATCTATCCGTTTCAGGATGGATGAAAAGCGTTTTGATGTAGACGGAACTTATAATGCCAGATATGAGGTTGTAAAAAAACGTATAGACAAATCGTACATTAAAGGGACTCAGGAAAGAATAACGCAACAGGGTAAAATTACCATTGTATATTCTCAAAAACAGGAAGAGGCCGAATACAGGAGATATATTAAATACCTGCAACATAAAAACATGCTGGGCAGCTCTATTGAAAACTTTGAGGTTGAAGATTTACAGGGCGTAACAGGCCTGCGCGCCCTTCGTGTTGAGATTATATACGACAAATCGGAAAACCCCGAAACCTATAGCTATCAGGATCTTTTAAAGGAAATGACTACGAAATAA
- a CDS encoding Pycsar system effector family protein, translating to MSVVQKAESYVFNLFKDKLSPDYIYHNFNHTLRVVNNAKLIASEEGVGEEDFEALVLAAWLHDAGYVVSDNEHEEESCKLAVEFLRENNYPEDRISLIESLIRVTKLGVEPQTHLEKIIKDADCCHFADKNYCNLSELLRAEWKLTHHKEFTDMEWATVNRHVLSIKHRFFTDYAQKNLQPLKEKNLADIQLAIAKLEKDSKKSSKEKINKKKLEKLDRPERGIDTMFRITLNNHTRLSDIADSKANILLSVNAIIISISLSTLIPKLDSPNNAHLIIPTLVMMLFSVVSIVFAILSTRPKVTSGTFTRKDIEDKKVNLLFFGNFYKMPLGEYEWAVNEMMKDRDYLYNSMIKDLYFLGLVLHRKYKLLRITYTIFMIGIIVSVALFIYAFKMM from the coding sequence ATGAGTGTTGTCCAAAAAGCCGAAAGCTACGTTTTTAACTTATTCAAAGATAAACTATCTCCCGATTATATTTACCATAATTTTAACCATACTTTACGTGTGGTAAACAATGCGAAGCTTATTGCTTCTGAAGAAGGAGTGGGAGAGGAGGATTTTGAAGCATTAGTACTTGCTGCCTGGTTGCATGATGCCGGCTACGTTGTTAGTGATAATGAACATGAAGAGGAGAGCTGTAAACTGGCGGTTGAATTCTTAAGAGAAAACAACTATCCGGAAGACAGAATAAGCCTTATTGAATCGCTGATTAGAGTTACTAAGCTTGGCGTAGAACCACAAACGCACCTTGAAAAGATAATCAAGGATGCCGACTGCTGTCATTTTGCAGATAAGAATTACTGTAATCTTTCTGAGCTTTTAAGGGCAGAATGGAAGCTTACCCACCATAAAGAGTTTACTGATATGGAATGGGCAACAGTAAACAGGCATGTGCTTTCTATAAAGCATCGCTTTTTTACCGATTATGCTCAAAAAAACCTGCAGCCTTTAAAGGAAAAAAACCTTGCTGATATACAGCTGGCTATTGCTAAACTTGAAAAAGACAGTAAAAAAAGCTCTAAGGAAAAAATAAACAAGAAGAAGCTTGAAAAACTGGACAGGCCTGAAAGGGGTATTGATACCATGTTTAGGATTACACTTAATAATCATACAAGACTGAGTGATATAGCCGACAGTAAGGCAAATATCCTTCTTTCTGTAAATGCAATTATTATTTCTATATCGCTTTCAACTCTTATCCCTAAGCTGGACAGCCCTAATAATGCGCACCTCATTATACCAACACTGGTAATGATGCTTTTTTCGGTAGTGTCTATAGTTTTTGCTATTCTTTCTACCAGGCCAAAGGTCACCAGCGGTACTTTCACCAGAAAGGATATAGAAGATAAAAAAGTGAATCTTCTGTTCTTTGGTAATTTTTATAAAATGCCTTTAGGAGAATATGAATGGGCGGTAAACGAAATGATGAAAGACAGGGATTATCTGTACAATTCAATGATAAAAGACCTGTATTTTCTGGGGCTTGTGCTCCACAGAAAATACAAGCTTTTACGTATAACCTATACTATTTTCATGATTGGTATAATAGTATCGGTAGCATTGTTTATCTATGCTTTTAAAATGATGTAA
- a CDS encoding metallophosphoesterase, whose amino-acid sequence MFTLFSCASYDVRYGKNATARPLDTITQHTISHRFVLVGDAGYAARPNSQEVLGFASQKLKATGKNTTLLYLGDNIYPHGMPPKKDKEGRKAAEESLLLQLKLSDNFEGTTHFIPGNHDWYSGLDGLKDQEDFIKDYLKVKKSYLPGDGCGIDDLEVNDSLTLIVIDSEWFLEDWDKYPTINDDCDIKTREGMILELESLLNKNQGKTIILAIHHPLMTNGSHGGQLTLRKQLYPLEGNIPLPVLGSIMNFVRNTSGGSPQDIQGKQYNILSKRVKTLVQGKDNVIVISGHDHNLQYIYKDNIHQIISGAGSKAEGAKAINPDDFSYGGSGYAILDVYDTYTSKITYYAVKDGKEEMVFEKYITRPKPKTYTAEKFRSDFPKTVETSVYTPEMTKKGGFYKFLFGNYYRSYFSTPIEVSTVNLDTLYGGLTPLREGGGHQSMSVRMENPAGKEYVMRGVKKSANRFLQTVAFKNLYIGSDFDQTVTESFLMDFYTSSHPFTPFIVGDLADAVGIYHTNPKLYYIPKQNALAEFNTEYGNALYMLEERPMGKFKDEASFGNPDDIESTDDVLDNMRKNPKYTVDEKAFIRARLFDMIVGDWDRHTDQWRWSRFNEKDSVVYRPIPRDRDQAFPNYGGVLLPLIMNMPPLRYMQDYKDHIKSVKWLAFEPYPMDMALIRNADETTWLEQARFLKENLTNEVIDSAFKELPKEVQDDTMEEIKSNLRKRRDDIEKYALKYRAVLLKTVLITGTDKKEHFVINRLPEGETRVQIYSIKKDDEELIRDNTYNRKQTKELWIYGLDDDDIFEVKGKPEKPILIRLLGGQNHDEYLVENGKKVKVYDFKSKKNTYNIDGKTRLLLTNDYETNTYNFKKPTYNAYTGLPTIGFNPDDGVKLGFIANYTVNNFNRRPFSQKHTVKANLYFATTGFELDYIGKFMNVVSKWNFGFNVHYTSPTFSINYFGYGNETPNNDDNLGMDYNRVKLQTFSVAPAVFKETPNGSYFEVYTMFTTVEVEETNNRFISTPGIIPDYLMEHRQFARVNGKYKFENYDIRSLPSMGMLFSVNAGWTVSMDEFERNFPYLEGTLGFTHKITGDNNLVFSTTFKGRSLLNNNFEFYQASTLGGDTDLRGYRNQRFTGKESYLQSSDLRLTLGRFKSSIIPIKYGIFGGYDYGRVWIDGDDSRKWHQSAGGGIWLNGVEALTAKAFYFHGSDGGRIAFGLLFGF is encoded by the coding sequence GTGTTTACACTTTTTTCCTGTGCCTCTTACGATGTTAGGTATGGCAAAAATGCAACTGCAAGACCACTGGACACTATAACTCAACATACTATATCCCACAGGTTTGTATTAGTGGGAGATGCCGGCTACGCTGCCAGGCCAAACTCTCAGGAAGTTCTTGGTTTTGCTTCACAAAAACTTAAAGCAACAGGCAAGAACACCACATTACTATATCTTGGCGATAATATCTACCCTCACGGAATGCCTCCTAAAAAAGATAAGGAAGGCAGAAAAGCCGCAGAGGAAAGCCTTTTGTTACAACTTAAATTATCGGATAATTTTGAAGGGACAACACATTTCATCCCCGGTAATCACGACTGGTATAGTGGCCTTGACGGACTTAAAGATCAGGAAGATTTTATAAAAGACTATTTGAAAGTTAAAAAATCATACCTTCCCGGTGATGGATGTGGTATAGATGACCTTGAAGTCAACGACAGCCTTACCCTTATAGTCATAGACAGTGAATGGTTTTTAGAGGACTGGGACAAATATCCTACCATTAACGATGACTGCGATATTAAAACCAGAGAGGGGATGATTCTCGAACTTGAAAGCCTGTTAAATAAAAATCAGGGAAAAACAATTATCCTTGCCATCCATCACCCTTTAATGACTAATGGCTCACATGGCGGTCAATTAACATTGAGAAAGCAGCTATATCCGTTAGAGGGTAACATCCCGCTACCTGTATTGGGCTCCATTATGAACTTTGTACGAAATACATCAGGCGGAAGCCCTCAGGATATTCAGGGCAAACAATACAACATCCTTTCTAAAAGAGTCAAAACTCTTGTACAGGGCAAAGACAATGTTATTGTTATATCCGGCCACGACCATAACTTACAATACATATACAAAGACAACATACACCAGATTATTAGTGGTGCGGGCTCTAAGGCAGAAGGAGCTAAAGCCATCAACCCTGATGATTTTTCGTATGGGGGTTCGGGTTATGCAATATTAGATGTATATGACACCTACACTTCTAAAATAACATACTATGCCGTAAAAGACGGTAAAGAGGAAATGGTATTTGAAAAGTATATTACTAGGCCGAAACCGAAAACCTATACCGCTGAAAAGTTCAGATCGGATTTTCCTAAAACAGTAGAAACATCTGTTTACACTCCGGAAATGACTAAGAAAGGTGGTTTCTACAAATTCCTTTTTGGGAACTATTACCGTAGTTACTTTAGCACTCCAATAGAGGTTAGTACCGTAAACCTTGACACTCTATACGGGGGCTTAACTCCCTTAAGGGAAGGTGGCGGACACCAGTCAATGTCGGTAAGAATGGAGAATCCTGCAGGTAAGGAATATGTAATGAGGGGAGTAAAGAAAAGTGCCAACCGCTTTTTACAGACTGTAGCTTTTAAAAACCTTTATATAGGCAGTGATTTTGATCAAACTGTTACAGAATCTTTCTTAATGGATTTTTACACCTCGTCACATCCGTTTACGCCTTTTATAGTAGGAGACCTGGCCGATGCTGTAGGCATTTATCACACCAATCCTAAACTATATTATATACCGAAGCAAAATGCGTTAGCTGAATTCAACACCGAATACGGCAATGCCCTTTATATGCTGGAAGAACGACCAATGGGCAAATTTAAGGACGAAGCCAGCTTTGGCAACCCTGATGATATTGAAAGTACCGACGATGTACTGGATAACATGAGGAAAAACCCTAAATATACTGTTGACGAAAAAGCTTTTATCCGTGCCCGACTGTTTGACATGATTGTAGGCGACTGGGACAGGCATACCGATCAGTGGCGTTGGTCAAGGTTTAACGAAAAAGACAGTGTTGTTTACAGACCTATACCTCGTGACAGGGATCAGGCTTTCCCTAATTACGGAGGAGTGTTACTTCCTTTAATTATGAACATGCCTCCTCTGCGTTACATGCAGGATTACAAAGACCACATTAAAAGTGTTAAGTGGCTTGCCTTTGAACCTTACCCTATGGATATGGCATTGATAAGGAATGCCGATGAAACCACATGGTTAGAACAGGCACGCTTCCTCAAAGAAAATCTTACCAATGAAGTAATTGATAGTGCATTTAAAGAATTACCTAAAGAGGTACAGGATGACACTATGGAAGAAATAAAATCCAATCTTAGAAAAAGAAGGGATGATATTGAAAAATACGCTTTAAAATATAGGGCTGTACTTTTAAAAACCGTACTTATAACAGGTACCGATAAAAAAGAGCACTTTGTAATAAACAGGCTACCTGAAGGAGAGACAAGGGTACAGATTTACAGTATTAAAAAGGATGATGAAGAGCTTATTCGTGATAACACCTACAACCGCAAACAGACTAAAGAATTATGGATTTACGGTTTGGATGATGATGATATTTTTGAAGTAAAAGGAAAACCTGAAAAACCAATACTTATTCGTTTACTGGGCGGACAAAACCATGACGAATACCTTGTTGAAAACGGTAAAAAAGTAAAGGTATACGATTTTAAAAGCAAGAAAAACACCTATAACATTGACGGCAAAACAAGACTACTGCTTACCAATGATTATGAAACAAATACCTATAACTTTAAAAAGCCTACTTATAATGCCTATACCGGACTGCCAACTATTGGTTTTAACCCGGATGACGGAGTTAAACTGGGCTTTATAGCTAATTACACCGTAAACAATTTTAACCGCAGACCATTCTCTCAAAAACATACTGTAAAAGCAAACCTGTATTTTGCAACCACAGGATTTGAGTTAGACTATATTGGCAAGTTTATGAATGTGGTAAGCAAATGGAACTTTGGTTTTAATGTACACTATACAAGTCCAACGTTTAGCATAAACTACTTTGGCTATGGTAATGAAACACCTAATAATGATGACAATTTAGGAATGGATTACAACAGAGTTAAACTGCAAACATTTAGCGTAGCTCCTGCTGTATTTAAGGAAACACCTAACGGAAGTTATTTTGAAGTATACACAATGTTCACTACTGTAGAAGTGGAAGAAACCAATAACCGCTTTATAAGCACACCAGGCATAATACCTGATTACCTTATGGAGCACAGGCAATTTGCAAGGGTTAATGGTAAATACAAATTTGAGAACTACGATATCAGGTCTTTACCATCTATGGGAATGCTGTTCTCTGTAAATGCGGGATGGACAGTAAGTATGGATGAGTTTGAAAGAAACTTCCCTTATCTGGAAGGTACTTTAGGCTTTACCCATAAAATAACAGGTGACAATAATTTGGTTTTCTCTACCACCTTTAAAGGAAGAAGCCTGTTAAATAACAACTTCGAATTCTACCAGGCATCTACATTGGGTGGTGATACCGATTTGAGGGGTTATCGCAATCAGCGTTTTACAGGTAAAGAATCTTACCTTCAAAGCTCTGATTTAAGATTAACTCTGGGCCGCTTTAAAAGCAGCATAATCCCGATTAAATATGGAATTTTTGGAGGGTACGATTATGGCCGTGTCTGGATAGACGGTGACGATTCAAGAAAATGGCATCAGTCGGCAGGTGGAGGTATCTGGCTTAATGGTGTAGAGGCTTTAACAGCTAAAGCTTTTTACTTTCATGGTTCAGACGGAGGAAGGATAGCGTTTGGTTTATTGTTTGGCTTTTAA